Proteins encoded together in one Pantoea sp. CCBC3-3-1 window:
- the tkt gene encoding transketolase, with product MSSRRELANAIRALSMDAVQKAKSGHPGAPMGMADIAEVLWRDFLHHNPTNPAWADRDRFILSNGHGSMLLYSLLHLSGYDLPIEELKNFRQLHSKTPGHPEIGYTPGVETTTGPLGQGLANAVGLAIAERTLAAQFNRPGHDIVDHHTYVFMGDGCLMEGISHEVCSLAGTLGLGKLIGFYDHNGISIDGEVEGWFSDDTAKRFEAYHWHVIRDIDGHDADAVAKAIKEAQSVTDKPSLLICKTIIGFGSPNKAGKEEAHGAALGDEEIALTRKQLGWTSAPFEIPQDIYAQWDAKEAGQQYEQAWNEKFAAYKAAHPELAKEYARRMDGGMPENWEQETQKFIEQLQANPAKIASRKASQNSLEAYGKLLPEFLGGSADLAPSNLTIWSGSKSIKEEADGNYIHYGVREFGMTAIANGIAHHGGFVPYTATFLMFVEYARNAVRMAALMKARQIMVYTHDSIGLGEDGPTHQPVEQIASLRVTPNMSVWRPCDQVETAVAWKHAIERHHGPTALILSRQNLAQPERTKAQLENISRGAYVLKECEGTPEVILIATGSEVEITLGAEAKLTASGHKVRVVSMPSTDLFDRQDVAYRESVLPSTVTARVAVEAGIADYWYKYVGLNGAIVGMTTFGESAPAEKLFNEFGFTVENIVSHAEKLLKPH from the coding sequence CCAAATCCGGCCACCCGGGCGCCCCAATGGGCATGGCAGATATTGCTGAAGTGCTGTGGCGCGACTTCTTGCATCACAACCCGACGAACCCGGCCTGGGCCGACCGCGACCGTTTCATCCTCTCTAACGGTCACGGCTCCATGCTGCTGTACAGCCTGCTGCACCTCAGCGGCTACGATCTACCGATCGAAGAACTGAAAAACTTCCGTCAGCTGCATTCTAAAACGCCTGGCCACCCGGAAATCGGTTATACCCCAGGCGTGGAAACCACCACCGGCCCGCTGGGTCAGGGTCTGGCCAACGCGGTAGGTCTGGCTATTGCTGAACGTACGCTGGCCGCGCAGTTTAACCGTCCGGGTCACGACATTGTCGATCACCACACCTATGTGTTTATGGGCGACGGCTGTCTGATGGAAGGGATTTCGCATGAAGTTTGTTCGCTGGCCGGTACGCTGGGCCTGGGCAAACTGATCGGTTTCTACGATCACAACGGAATTTCTATTGATGGCGAAGTCGAGGGCTGGTTCAGCGACGACACCGCGAAACGCTTTGAGGCCTATCACTGGCATGTGATCCGTGATATCGACGGTCACGATGCCGATGCCGTTGCTAAAGCGATCAAAGAAGCGCAGAGCGTGACCGATAAACCTTCGCTGCTGATCTGCAAAACCATTATTGGCTTTGGCTCACCAAACAAAGCGGGCAAAGAAGAAGCACACGGCGCGGCGCTGGGCGATGAAGAAATCGCACTGACCCGTAAGCAGCTGGGCTGGACCTCTGCTCCGTTTGAAATTCCACAGGATATCTACGCGCAGTGGGATGCGAAAGAAGCAGGCCAACAGTACGAGCAGGCGTGGAACGAGAAGTTCGCCGCTTATAAAGCTGCGCATCCGGAACTGGCGAAAGAGTATGCGCGCCGTATGGATGGCGGCATGCCGGAAAACTGGGAGCAGGAAACGCAGAAGTTTATCGAACAGCTTCAGGCTAATCCGGCGAAAATTGCCAGCCGTAAAGCGTCGCAAAACTCGCTGGAAGCTTACGGTAAGCTGCTGCCGGAATTCCTCGGCGGTTCCGCTGACCTGGCGCCAAGTAACCTCACTATCTGGTCTGGCTCAAAGTCGATCAAAGAGGAAGCTGACGGGAACTATATCCACTACGGCGTGCGCGAGTTCGGTATGACCGCTATCGCTAACGGTATCGCGCATCATGGTGGCTTTGTGCCTTACACCGCGACCTTCCTGATGTTTGTGGAATATGCCCGTAACGCAGTGCGTATGGCCGCGCTGATGAAAGCGCGTCAGATTATGGTCTATACCCACGACTCTATTGGTCTGGGCGAAGATGGCCCGACGCACCAGCCGGTGGAGCAGATTGCCAGCCTGCGCGTCACGCCGAACATGAGCGTCTGGCGTCCTTGCGACCAGGTCGAAACCGCCGTGGCCTGGAAGCATGCGATTGAACGCCATCATGGCCCTACCGCGCTGATCCTTTCCCGTCAGAATCTGGCACAGCCAGAACGTACCAAAGCGCAGCTGGAGAACATCTCCCGCGGTGCTTACGTGCTGAAAGAGTGTGAAGGTACGCCGGAAGTGATCCTGATCGCAACGGGTTCAGAAGTGGAAATCACGCTGGGTGCTGAAGCGAAACTGACCGCCAGCGGTCATAAAGTTCGCGTGGTTTCAATGCCTTCGACCGATCTGTTTGACAGGCAGGATGTGGCCTACCGTGAATCCGTGCTGCCATCAACCGTCACCGCGCGCGTGGCTGTTGAAGCGGGCATCGCCGATTACTGGTACAAGTATGTTGGCCTGAACGGCGCTATCGTTGGGATGACCACCTTTGGTGAATCCGCTCCGGCGGAGAAGCTGTTTAACGAGTTTGGCTTTACGGTGGAAAACATCGTTAGCCATGCCGAGAAGCTGCTGAAGCCGCACTGA
- a CDS encoding DUF1624 domain-containing protein, producing MPHSLSQRLIAIDALRGLVMLLMLLDHVRETFFLHQQVSDPIDVTSTDPLLFLMRTLAHLCAPTFVFLTGLSAMLYHQKVQDRRLTSLFLFKRGLVLILLELVLVNFGWTFQFPPQVIYLQVIWALGLSMLALAALLWLPETVLLAVALAIVAGHNLLDPIVLSTETPLGMLWAVLHQRGWIELGESLRMRTSYPVLPWIGTIALGYLAGLLYRPPVAADKRVNALRLLSLATLVLFFGLRFLNGYGEKPWQPGENVTQTMMSFFNLIKYPPSLLFLCLTVSIALALLAAFERLQQHRSMVLLAQFGGAPMFMYLLHLYLLKAMYLGALAVWGKNHGDGFGFNEVWQVAAGAVVLGVIIFWPVRAFAAFKARRRDIPWLKYF from the coding sequence ATGCCTCACTCGCTTTCCCAACGTCTAATCGCTATTGATGCCCTGCGCGGTCTGGTGATGTTGCTCATGCTGCTCGACCACGTCCGCGAAACTTTTTTTCTTCATCAACAGGTCAGCGATCCTATTGACGTCACCAGTACCGATCCGCTGCTGTTCCTGATGCGTACGCTCGCCCACCTCTGCGCACCGACCTTTGTTTTTTTAACCGGGCTGTCTGCCATGCTCTATCACCAAAAGGTGCAGGATCGCCGTTTGACCTCGCTGTTTTTGTTTAAGCGGGGCCTGGTGCTGATTTTACTGGAGCTGGTGCTGGTGAATTTCGGCTGGACTTTTCAGTTTCCGCCACAGGTGATTTACTTACAGGTGATCTGGGCGCTGGGACTGAGCATGCTGGCGCTGGCCGCTCTGCTGTGGCTGCCTGAAACGGTATTGTTAGCGGTTGCGCTGGCCATCGTCGCCGGGCATAACCTGCTGGATCCGATTGTTCTGTCAACGGAGACGCCGCTGGGAATGCTCTGGGCCGTGTTACACCAGCGAGGCTGGATTGAGCTGGGCGAGAGCCTGCGGATGCGCACCTCTTATCCGGTGCTGCCGTGGATTGGCACTATCGCACTCGGCTACCTTGCCGGGTTGCTTTATCGCCCTCCGGTTGCAGCCGATAAGCGAGTCAACGCCCTGCGGCTTCTCTCACTGGCAACGCTGGTGCTGTTCTTCGGTCTGCGTTTTTTAAACGGCTACGGCGAAAAACCCTGGCAGCCTGGCGAGAACGTCACCCAGACGATGATGAGCTTTTTCAATCTCATCAAATATCCGCCTTCGCTGCTGTTTCTCTGCCTGACAGTGAGTATTGCTCTGGCTCTGCTGGCGGCATTTGAACGGCTGCAACAGCATCGAAGTATGGTGCTGCTGGCACAGTTTGGCGGCGCGCCAATGTTTATGTATCTGTTACATCTTTATCTGCTGAAAGCGATGTATCTGGGTGCGCTTGCCGTCTGGGGGAAAAATCACGGCGACGGGTTCGGCTTTAATGAGGTGTGGCAGGTGGCTGCCGGGGCGGTTGTACTCGGCGTAATCATTTTCTGGCCGGTACGTGCTTTTGCTGCTTTTAAAGCCCGCCGCCGCGATATCCCCTGGCTTAAGTATTTTTAA
- a CDS encoding DUF1176 domain-containing protein, whose translation MRYWMKLPFVLIFFVVAAHGEPLQKTFSDWQITCNNQNSCVARNFPGDKGLVMTISRQAGADDRPLLRIDYGNRFSGELNGAALKDNLLLDGQRLRLDLKHWDVQTHHLSTSHAISINEFLLQVMDTNTIQLLYRPRSSVSLHGLKAALLLMDETQGRVNSTSAWIKPGSRTDVPAPAAQPTLSAPRNVPQALTQEETTGLIDFGTWRVNTDRCSLDPQRREVSVAPLSDKKALLLVSCEMGAYNVIDLAFEVTRTQPYVARGLTLTLPFVPPHHSDKKLELINAQYDASKSELLTYSKGRGLGDCGTATRWQYNGREFVLAEYAEEGTCDAWHSSDDWPTLWTSETRETSAADAPAVGD comes from the coding sequence ATGCGTTACTGGATGAAATTACCTTTCGTGCTAATTTTTTTTGTTGTGGCAGCGCATGGCGAACCTTTACAAAAAACGTTTTCTGACTGGCAGATTACCTGTAATAACCAGAACAGCTGTGTAGCCCGTAATTTTCCGGGCGATAAAGGGCTGGTCATGACCATCAGCCGTCAGGCTGGCGCAGACGATCGCCCTTTATTGCGCATTGATTACGGTAACCGCTTTTCGGGTGAACTGAACGGCGCGGCACTGAAAGATAATTTGCTGCTCGACGGTCAGCGCCTCAGGCTCGATCTCAAGCACTGGGATGTGCAAACTCACCATCTGAGCACCTCACACGCCATTTCTATCAACGAGTTTCTGTTACAGGTGATGGATACCAACACTATCCAGCTACTCTATCGGCCACGCTCATCTGTCTCTTTACACGGTTTGAAAGCGGCACTGCTGCTGATGGATGAGACGCAGGGAAGGGTAAACAGCACCAGCGCGTGGATTAAACCCGGCAGCCGCACCGACGTACCGGCACCGGCTGCGCAGCCGACACTTTCTGCTCCGCGTAATGTTCCGCAGGCACTGACTCAGGAAGAGACCACCGGCCTGATTGACTTCGGCACCTGGCGCGTTAATACCGATCGTTGCTCGCTGGATCCACAGCGACGCGAGGTCAGCGTGGCACCCCTTAGCGACAAAAAAGCGTTACTGCTGGTGAGTTGTGAAATGGGCGCTTATAACGTTATCGATCTGGCTTTTGAAGTCACACGCACTCAGCCTTATGTGGCCCGGGGGCTCACCCTGACGCTGCCTTTTGTGCCGCCACACCATAGCGACAAAAAGCTGGAGCTGATTAACGCGCAGTACGATGCCAGCAAAAGCGAACTGCTGACCTACAGTAAAGGACGCGGGCTGGGCGATTGTGGCACCGCCACGCGCTGGCAATATAATGGCCGCGAATTTGTGCTGGCTGAATATGCGGAAGAGGGCACCTGTGACGCCTGGCACAGTAGCGATGACTGGCCCACGCTGTGGACCAGTGAAACCCGTGAGACATCCGCAGCTGATGCTCCGGCGGTGGGTGATTAA
- the nudK gene encoding GDP-mannose pyrophosphatase NudK gives MSVKINVIKDKILSENWFVLRNFTYELTNKDGVTLRHKREVYDRGDGATILLYNRKKNSVILTRQFRIATWLNGNQSGMLIEACAGLLDDDSPEACIRKEAIEETGYQVGEVVKLYELYMSPGGVTELLHFFAAEYNDATRANEGGGVDDEDIDVMEISFPQAWAMLKDGRIRDAKTVMLLQHAFIEGWLKLPQ, from the coding sequence ATGTCAGTCAAAATCAACGTCATAAAAGATAAAATCCTCTCCGAAAACTGGTTTGTCCTGCGCAATTTCACCTACGAACTCACCAACAAAGATGGCGTAACGCTGCGGCATAAGCGCGAAGTTTACGATCGCGGCGATGGCGCAACCATCCTGCTTTATAATCGTAAGAAAAATAGCGTGATCCTCACGCGTCAGTTTCGTATCGCCACCTGGCTGAACGGCAATCAAAGCGGCATGCTGATTGAAGCCTGCGCCGGGCTGCTGGACGATGACTCACCGGAAGCCTGTATCCGTAAAGAAGCCATTGAAGAAACCGGTTATCAAGTCGGTGAAGTGGTGAAACTTTACGAGCTCTATATGTCGCCGGGCGGCGTAACCGAACTGCTGCACTTTTTTGCCGCCGAGTATAATGACGCAACCCGCGCGAATGAGGGCGGCGGCGTGGATGATGAAGATATCGACGTGATGGAAATTTCGTTTCCACAGGCATGGGCCATGCTCAAGGATGGCCGCATCAGGGATGCTAAAACCGTTATGCTGTTGCAGCATGCTTTCATTGAAGGCTGGCTGAAACTTCCTCAGTAG
- the ansP gene encoding L-asparagine permease, translating to MKADKKAVADKRAARRRWLNSHDSGYHKAMDNRHVQMIAIGGAIGTGLFLGAGARLQIAGPALAIVYLVCGIFSFFILRALGELVLHRPSSGSFVSYAREFLGEKASYVAGWMYFVNWAMTGIVDITAVALYMHYWGAFGDVPQWVFALGALAIVGTMNMIGVKWFAEMEFWFALIKVLAIAIFLIVGVVFLGSGKMLDGNTTGFHLISDNGGFFPHGILAAFVLVQGVVFAFASIELVGTAAGECKDPKTMLPKAINSVIWRIGLFYVGSVVLLVLLLPWNAYQAGQSPFVTFFSKLGVPYIGSIMNIVVLSAALSSLNSGLYSTGRILRSMSMGGSAPKFMSKMSGQQVPYMGILVTIGVYIVGVYLNYIVPSRVFEIVLNIASLGIITSWGFIVVCQMRLRKAIKEGKAEDVSFKLPWAPFTSWLTLLFLVSVLVLMAFDYPNGTYTIASIPVIAVILVLGWFGVRKRANALAQEEHHEPEEADELHEKSAH from the coding sequence ATGAAAGCTGATAAAAAAGCGGTTGCAGACAAGCGCGCCGCAAGACGACGTTGGTTAAATTCTCATGATTCCGGCTATCACAAAGCGATGGATAACCGGCACGTGCAGATGATTGCTATTGGCGGTGCGATTGGTACGGGCCTGTTCCTTGGTGCCGGTGCTCGTTTGCAAATTGCGGGTCCGGCCCTGGCAATTGTCTATCTGGTTTGTGGCATCTTCTCCTTCTTTATACTGCGTGCGTTAGGCGAACTGGTTTTACATCGTCCTTCCAGCGGCAGCTTCGTTTCTTATGCACGTGAATTCCTTGGCGAAAAAGCGTCCTACGTGGCGGGCTGGATGTATTTCGTCAACTGGGCGATGACCGGCATTGTTGATATCACCGCAGTAGCGCTTTATATGCACTACTGGGGCGCTTTCGGCGACGTTCCACAGTGGGTTTTCGCCCTCGGTGCGCTGGCGATTGTCGGCACAATGAATATGATTGGCGTGAAATGGTTTGCAGAAATGGAGTTCTGGTTTGCGCTAATTAAAGTCCTGGCGATTGCTATCTTCCTGATTGTCGGCGTGGTGTTCCTGGGCAGCGGTAAAATGCTGGATGGCAACACCACCGGTTTCCACCTGATTAGTGATAACGGCGGTTTCTTCCCGCATGGGATCCTGGCGGCCTTTGTACTGGTACAGGGAGTGGTGTTCGCCTTCGCCTCTATTGAGCTGGTAGGAACGGCGGCGGGCGAGTGTAAAGACCCGAAAACCATGCTGCCTAAAGCCATTAACAGTGTGATCTGGCGTATTGGTTTATTCTACGTCGGTTCTGTGGTGCTGCTGGTGCTGCTGCTGCCGTGGAACGCTTATCAGGCGGGCCAAAGTCCGTTTGTGACCTTCTTCTCGAAGCTGGGTGTGCCTTACATTGGCAGCATCATGAATATCGTGGTGCTGAGCGCAGCGCTGTCGAGCCTGAACTCCGGCCTTTATTCAACCGGTCGTATTCTGCGTTCGATGTCGATGGGGGGATCTGCGCCAAAGTTCATGTCAAAAATGAGCGGTCAACAGGTTCCTTACATGGGCATCCTGGTGACGATTGGCGTTTATATTGTTGGGGTGTACCTCAACTATATCGTGCCTTCCCGCGTGTTTGAGATTGTGCTGAACATCGCTTCACTGGGTATCATCACCTCCTGGGGCTTTATCGTGGTATGCCAGATGCGCCTGCGCAAAGCGATCAAAGAAGGCAAGGCGGAAGACGTAAGCTTTAAGCTGCCATGGGCGCCGTTTACCTCCTGGCTGACGCTGCTGTTCCTGGTTAGCGTACTGGTGCTGATGGCGTTTGATTATCCGAACGGCACCTACACTATCGCTTCCATTCCGGTGATTGCGGTGATCCTGGTTCTTGGCTGGTTTGGCGTGCGTAAACGCGCCAATGCGCTGGCTCAGGAAGAGCACCACGAGCCTGAAGAGGCTGACGAACTGCACGAAAAGTCAGCACATTAA
- a CDS encoding YdgH/BhsA/McbA-like domain containing protein, translating to MKTKLAGLIAAAFLTTASFSTLAATQVDESQTQNLQQMGTVSVQGVSGSLDDATAQLAQKAEEMGATHYRIIRADTPGDSSLWSGNAEIYR from the coding sequence ATGAAGACGAAATTAGCCGGTCTGATTGCCGCCGCCTTTTTAACGACAGCGTCATTTTCAACCTTAGCGGCCACTCAGGTCGATGAGAGTCAGACTCAGAATCTGCAACAAATGGGCACGGTTTCCGTGCAGGGCGTAAGCGGTTCTCTGGATGATGCCACCGCGCAGCTGGCGCAAAAGGCAGAAGAGATGGGTGCGACCCATTATCGAATCATCCGTGCCGACACCCCCGGCGACTCCAGCCTGTGGAGTGGTAACGCCGAGATTTACCGTTAA
- the narQ gene encoding nitrate/nitrite two-component system sensor histidine kinase NarQ: MLKRSVTRSLARTLFAIVLLSVLSSTLALLTLSASLRDAEAINIAGSLRMQSYRLAWDAAADSAGLAHNIDLYQQTVEAPVLHALERAWVPDSVKARYHALQLSWRELRPLLLSGNTASYQQNVSRYVTQIDRFVLALQRWAELKMKLVASACLLGFVAIALLVLWTLRRVKKEVVIPLHQLVTASQQIEQANFHYAPLETTLPNELGVLAQAFTHMSEALEKQYIWLEQAVKEKTRDLLQANRRLALLYQCSEMLRGRNSHAYSDVLHRVREHENLHAIALVAQPQWQIQMGEPCADLTWQTLPLDLASDKHVAELRWQAQESEPPLMQGLATMLARSLQLENAEQSMRHLLLMEERATIARELHDSLAQSLVYLRIQMVRLKRAMGESSPPAQAITGEIDRALTEANRQLRELLTTFRLSVEPADLLTALRQVIAPLQTEAKILLEGEQTLHLSAAQQVHVLQIVREALLNAIRHASATQIIVRCMPDTTPNLTVEIEDNGPGLKKPEARPGHYGLAIMQERARSLHGTLKISQSAAGGTKVAFVFPLSAEDFA, from the coding sequence ATGTTGAAACGCTCCGTCACCCGCAGCCTCGCCCGCACGCTCTTTGCCATTGTACTTCTCTCCGTTCTCAGCTCCACCCTGGCTTTATTGACGCTTTCCGCCAGCCTGCGCGATGCCGAAGCGATTAACATTGCGGGCTCACTGCGAATGCAAAGCTATCGACTGGCCTGGGATGCCGCAGCCGACTCAGCGGGCCTGGCCCATAATATCGATCTCTATCAGCAGACGGTCGAGGCACCGGTCCTGCACGCATTAGAACGTGCATGGGTCCCTGACAGCGTGAAGGCGCGTTATCACGCGCTACAGCTCAGCTGGCGCGAGCTACGCCCCCTGCTGCTGAGCGGTAACACCGCCAGCTATCAGCAAAATGTCTCTCGCTATGTTACTCAGATCGATCGGTTTGTACTGGCCCTGCAACGCTGGGCAGAATTGAAAATGAAACTGGTTGCCAGCGCCTGCCTGCTGGGATTTGTGGCGATTGCGCTGCTGGTGTTATGGACGCTGCGGCGGGTGAAAAAAGAAGTTGTTATCCCGCTACACCAGCTGGTGACGGCCAGTCAGCAGATCGAGCAGGCCAACTTCCATTATGCCCCGCTGGAGACAACGCTTCCCAACGAGCTGGGCGTACTGGCGCAAGCGTTTACCCATATGTCTGAAGCGTTGGAAAAACAGTACATCTGGCTGGAGCAGGCGGTGAAAGAGAAAACCCGCGATCTGCTTCAGGCCAATCGTCGGCTGGCGCTGTTATATCAATGTTCAGAAATGCTGCGCGGCCGAAACAGCCATGCTTACTCTGACGTTCTGCACCGGGTACGGGAACATGAAAATCTGCATGCCATAGCGCTGGTTGCGCAGCCTCAATGGCAGATTCAAATGGGCGAGCCATGTGCGGATCTCACCTGGCAAACGCTGCCGCTTGATTTGGCATCGGATAAGCACGTTGCCGAGCTGCGCTGGCAGGCGCAGGAAAGTGAGCCGCCGCTGATGCAGGGGCTGGCAACGATGCTGGCGCGTTCGCTACAGCTGGAAAATGCTGAGCAATCGATGCGGCACCTGTTATTAATGGAAGAGCGCGCCACCATCGCCCGTGAACTGCATGACTCCCTGGCCCAGTCTCTGGTTTATTTACGCATTCAGATGGTCCGCCTGAAGCGGGCAATGGGCGAGAGCAGCCCGCCAGCTCAGGCGATAACAGGAGAAATCGATCGGGCGCTTACTGAAGCTAATCGTCAGCTGAGAGAGTTACTCACCACTTTTCGCCTGTCGGTTGAACCCGCTGATTTGCTTACCGCTTTGCGGCAGGTCATCGCGCCGCTGCAAACGGAAGCGAAAATTCTGCTGGAGGGAGAACAGACGTTGCATCTTAGCGCGGCTCAGCAGGTACACGTCTTGCAGATCGTTCGGGAAGCCTTGCTGAATGCCATTCGTCATGCCAGCGCAACGCAAATTATCGTGCGCTGTATGCCGGACACAACCCCTAACCTGACCGTTGAAATTGAGGATAACGGGCCGGGGCTTAAAAAGCCTGAAGCACGACCGGGACACTACGGTTTGGCTATTATGCAGGAACGGGCCAGGAGCCTGCACGGAACACTCAAAATCAGCCAGTCTGCGGCGGGCGGGACAAAGGTCGCTTTCGTTTTTCCGCTCTCCGCTGAGGATTTTGCATGA